The Tenebrio molitor chromosome 5, icTenMoli1.1, whole genome shotgun sequence genome has a segment encoding these proteins:
- the phr6-4 gene encoding cryptochrome-1 produces MSGAIGDGGRASKGQDKHIVHWFRKGLRLHDNPSLREGLKGARTFRCVFVLDPWFAGSSNVGINKWRFLLQCLEDLDRSLRKLNSRLFVIRGQPADALPKLFKEWGTTSLTFEEDPEPFGSVRDHNLTTLCQELGISVVQKVSHTLYHLQHIIDRNGGRAPLTYHQFLAIIACMGPPPQPEPPVTFTSLNGAHTPVSDDHDEKYGVPTLEELGFDTEGLLPPVWQGGESEALARLERHLERKAWVASFGRPKMTPQSLLPSQTGLSPYLRFGCLSTRLFYYQLTDLYKKIKKAFPPLSLHGQLLWREFFYCAATKNPNFDKMIGNPICVQIPWDKNTEALAKWANGQTGFPWIDAIMTQLREEGWIHHLARHAVACFLTRGDLWLSWEEGMKVFEELLLDADWSVNAGMWMWLSCSSFFQQFFHCYCPIKFGRKADPNGDYIRKYLPVLKNMPVQYIHEPWTAPEHVQRAAKCVIGKDYSLPMVNHSLATRINIQRMKQVYQQLSNYRSLDNSANFKEGYQAQPNIVTVGNLNRK; encoded by the exons ATGAGCGGGGCGATTGGAGATGGGGGCCGAGCGTCCAAGGGTCAGGATAAGCATATAGTACACTGGTTCCGTAAGGGTTTACGATTGCACGACAATCCATCTCTTCGGGAAGGATTAAAGGGAGCCCGAACGTTTCGATGCGTCTTCGTTCTCGACCCTTGGTTTGCTGGTTCTTCAAACGTAGGAATTAACAAGTGGAG GTTTTTGCTTCAGTGTTTAGAAGATCTTGATAGAAGCTTAAGAAAATTGAATTCGCGTCTTTTTGTGATTAGAGGTCAACCCGCTGATGCTTTACctaaattatttaaagaatGGGGAACTACATctttaacgtttgaagaagATCCTGAACCATTCGGTAGTGTCCGAGATCATAATCTCACCACGCTATGCCAAGAATTAGGTATTTCGGTCGTACAAAAAGTCTCGCACACGTTGTACCATCTGCAGCACATAATCGACAGAAATGGGGGAAGAGCTCCCCTGACTTATCATCAATTTTTGGCAATTATAGCGTGCATGGGACCTCCCCCACAACCCGAACCACCCGTAACATTTACCTCTTTAAATGGAGCGCATACACCTGTATCTGATGATCACGATGAAAAATACGGAGTTCCTACTTTGGAAGAATTAGGTTTTGATACTGAAGGGTTATTACCACCAGTCTGGCAAGGCGGAGAAAGCGAAGCTTTAGCGAGACTCGAGCGACATTTAGAACGTAAAGCTTGGGTGGCGTCTTTTGGAAGGCCTAAAATGACCCCGCAATCATTGCTCCCGTCGCAGACGGGACTCTCCCCCTACCTTCGTTTCGGATGTTTGTCAAcaagattattttattaccaacTCACCGacctttataaaaaaattaagaaagcTTTCCCGCCGTTATCGCTTCACGGTCAGTTGCTTTGgagggaatttttttattgtgccgccacaaaaaatcccaattttgACAAGATGATCGGCAATCCGATATGCGTTCAAATTCCGTGGGATAAAAATACTGAGGCACTAGCTAAATGGGCAAAT GGTCAAACTGGATTTCCTTGGATCGATGCTATAATGACTCAATTACGAGAAGAAGGCTGGATTCACCATTTAGCCAGACATGCGGTGGCTTGTTTTTTAACTCGTGGGGATCTTTGGTTGTCGTGGGAAGAAGGAATGAAG GTATTTGAAGAATTACTTCTGGATGCCGATTGGTCAGTAAATGCAGGCATGTGGATGTGGCTTTCTTGCTCTAGTTTTTTCCAACAATTCTTTCACTGCTATTGTCCCATTAAATTTGGCCGAAAAGCCGACCCCAACGGCGATTATATTAG GAAATATCTGCCtgtgttaaaaaatatgcCAGTTCAGTATATTCATGAACCATGGACTGCTCCGGAACACGTACAACGGGCAGCAAAATGTGTTATTGGAAAGGATTATTCGCTGCCTATGGTAAATCATTCGTTAGCAACTCGCATAAATATACAAAGGATGAAACAAGTATATCAGCAGCTTTCAAATTATCGCAGTTTGGACAATTcggctaattttaaagaaggATACCAAGCACAACCAAATATCGTTACTGTAGGTAATCTCAATAGAAAGTGA
- the LOC138131382 gene encoding zinc finger protein 675-like isoform X3: protein MMYVGSPENLEEQNLICYQEKGELYYVAIKDIHTGETLKVWYSPYYAIKMSKPILTAKCDTDDSLKNVDINSLIKKQQKIMERKVWTCKFCSQIENNIVSFARHILKHYTAQHKKMCELCEKTFGSKKSLKSHLKIVHKMYFSTSQPKSSKNVESTINAPCKDVALGGPLLNDMFTDSSDLQQADLNQFDLSMDNQNLLLDNDNLIVENLLSENVKDLDHFNFEIDDGQKQFVCDICLKQFTKVKLLIIHLRHHTGDFMCYKCLKIFCRKENLTSHICNISFYHKCTLCDRNFTQRKYLSRHLEAVHNKKFNCVSCGKYYYSNKELLEHNCSKIPIVDKEKFICPICDKHFYRDIYLRKHLRRHGARSSKTSKSVGVTCEVCGLFLKKKNSYNLHKKKHEEPSHTCEICNKKFYRRDLLKEHVLTHQVSTPVECYICHKKFKNKKILSCHIKYHSDVKSFKCSICDAAFKRRPSLNRHLKHEHKDNKSKNSTIEYYNCPVCHKSIKLRSSLLRHLRKVHSDVNNVDINCMKPKLFINSSREKIKKKGSAGNNNEGQNEIVFDKVEANSVQVELDDQINSLLNNAQNNSTIQKHAVQSLVEELDIDGQKDEKRSREVCLSIPDLTDTYQEITLDKNAYILENGTIVQPQGDSENVIIYVLDQTY, encoded by the exons ATGATGTATGTTGGGTCTCCTGAGAATCTTgaagaacaaaatttaatttgttaccaG gAAAAAGGAGAACTTTATTATGTAGCAATAAAAGACATTCATACTGGTGAGACCCTTAAAGTGTGGTATTCTCCCTACTATGCTATTAAAATGAGTAAACCAATATTAACTGCCAAATGTGATACTGATGATTCTTTAAAAAACGTGG aCATTAACAGCTTAATTAAGAAACAACAAAAGATAATGGAACGTAAGGTGTGGACTTGCAAATTTTGCAGTCAGattgaaaataatattgtCTCATTTGCAAGACACATATTGAAACACTACACCGCCCagcataaaaaaatgtgtgaatTGTGCGAGAAAACGTTTGGATcaaaaaaa agtCTGAAGAGTCATCTGAAAATTGTTcacaaaatgtatttttccaCATCACAACCCAAATCATCAAAGAATGTTGAATCGACAATTAACGCACCCTGCAAAGACGTCGCTCTTGGTGGTCCTCTATTAAACGATATGTTTACGGACAGTTCAGACTTGCAACAAGCTGATTTGAACCAGTTTGATCTCAGCATGGACAATCAAAATTTGTTGCTCGATAATGACAACTTAATTGTTGAGAATTTACTTAGTGAAAACGTAAAGGATTTggatcattttaattttgaaatagatGACGGGCAAAAACAGTTCGTATGTGACATATGTCTTAAACAATTCACGAAAGTGAAGTTGTTAATCATACATTTGAGACATCATACAGGAGATTTTATGTGTTATAAATGTCTTAAG ATATTTTGTCGCAAAGAGAATTTGACGTCGCATATTTGCAACATTAGTTTTTACCATAAGTGCACTTTATGCGACAGAAATTTTACCCAAAGAAAATATCTTTCTCGTCATCTGGAAGCTGtacacaacaaaaaatttaactgtGTATCGTGTggtaaatattattattcaaataaaGAATTATTGGAACATAATTGCAGTAAAATTCCAATTGTcgataaagaaaaatttatcTGTCCTATTTGTGACAAGCACTTTTACCGGGacatttatttaagaaaacatTTGAGAAGACACGGAGCCAGATCatcaaaaacatcaaaatcagTGGGGGTTACTTGCGAAGTATGTGGActgtttttaaagaaaaagaattcgtataatttacacaaaaaaaagcaCGAGGAACCAAGTCATACATGTGAGATttgtaacaaaaaattttacaggCGCGATTTGTTAAAGGAACACGTTTTGACTCATCAAGTTTCCACACCG GTTGAATGCTACATTTgccataaaaaatttaaaaacaaaaaaattttaagttgTCACATCAAGTATCATAGTGACGTCAAATCTTTCAAGTGTTCGATTTGTGATGCTGCCTTTAAACGCCGTCCAAGTTTAAATAGACACTTAAAACATGAACACAAAGACAATAAAAGTAAGAATTCGACTATTGAATACTACAATTGTCCCGTATGTCATAAGTCTATTAAGTTACGAAGTTCACTACTGCGACATTTAAGGAAAGTACATTCTGATGTTAACAATGTGGACATAAACTGTATGAAACCAAAGCTATTTATAAATTCGTCTCGagaaaaaatcaagaaaaaaggTAGTGCTGGTAATAATAATGAAGGACAAAATGAAATCGTTTTTGATAAAGTGGAAGCTAACAGTGTTCAAGTTGAACTGGACGATCAAATTAACAGTTTGCTAAATAATGcccaaaataattcaacaattcAGAAACATGCCGTACAAAGTTTAGTTGAAGAGTTGGACATTGATGGGCAAAAAGATGAGAAACGATCGAGAGAAGTGTGTTTATCCATTCCTGATTTAACAGACACCTATCAAGAGATCACTCTAG ataaAAACGCATATATATTAGAAAATGGGACGATTGTGCAACCGCAGGGAGATTCTGAGAATGTGATTATATATGTCCTAGACCAGACATATTAG
- the LOC138131382 gene encoding PR domain zinc finger protein 15-like isoform X1: MNNSKSADVISDMQLTECCDICGEKHQVQDCEYIKIVKHVPDNPIPSRAKLTLPNFLEVQVLCDGSYSVITKSIITKGTKFGPFQAEKTQNLEPSISFPLKIFTQNENSEYYLDTCNEERCNWMMYVGSPENLEEQNLICYQEKGELYYVAIKDIHTGETLKVWYSPYYAIKMSKPILTAKCDTDDSLKNVDINSLIKKQQKIMERKVWTCKFCSQIENNIVSFARHILKHYTAQHKKMCELCEKTFGSKKSLKSHLKIVHKMYFSTSQPKSSKNVESTINAPCKDVALGGPLLNDMFTDSSDLQQADLNQFDLSMDNQNLLLDNDNLIVENLLSENVKDLDHFNFEIDDGQKQFVCDICLKQFTKVKLLIIHLRHHTGDFMCYKCLKIFCRKENLTSHICNISFYHKCTLCDRNFTQRKYLSRHLEAVHNKKFNCVSCGKYYYSNKELLEHNCSKIPIVDKEKFICPICDKHFYRDIYLRKHLRRHGARSSKTSKSVGVTCEVCGLFLKKKNSYNLHKKKHEEPSHTCEICNKKFYRRDLLKEHVLTHQVSTPVECYICHKKFKNKKILSCHIKYHSDVKSFKCSICDAAFKRRPSLNRHLKHEHKDNKSKNSTIEYYNCPVCHKSIKLRSSLLRHLRKVHSDVNNVDINCMKPKLFINSSREKIKKKGSAGNNNEGQNEIVFDKVEANSVQVELDDQINSLLNNAQNNSTIQKHAVQSLVEELDIDGQKDEKRSREVCLSIPDLTDTYQEITLDKNAYILENGTIVQPQGDSENVIIYVLDQTY, from the exons AtgaataattcaaaatctgCAGATGTAATATCTGATATGCAATTAACTGAATGTTGTGATATTTGCGGAGAGAAACATCAagttcaagactgtgaatatataaaaattgtaaaacat gTCCCTGACAATCCAATACCATCAAGAGCAAAGCTTACCCTACCAAATTTCTTAGAGGTACAAGTTTTATGTGATGGCTCGTATTCTGTTATAACAAAATCTATTATCACTAAAGGTACTAAATTTGGCCCCTTTCAAGCAGAAAAAACGCAAAATTTGGAGCCTTCAATTTcatttccattaaaaattttcacccaAAATGAAAATTCTGAATATTATTTAGACACTTGTAATGAGGAAAGATGTAACTGGATGATGTATGTTGGGTCTCCTGAGAATCTTgaagaacaaaatttaatttgttaccaG gAAAAAGGAGAACTTTATTATGTAGCAATAAAAGACATTCATACTGGTGAGACCCTTAAAGTGTGGTATTCTCCCTACTATGCTATTAAAATGAGTAAACCAATATTAACTGCCAAATGTGATACTGATGATTCTTTAAAAAACGTGG aCATTAACAGCTTAATTAAGAAACAACAAAAGATAATGGAACGTAAGGTGTGGACTTGCAAATTTTGCAGTCAGattgaaaataatattgtCTCATTTGCAAGACACATATTGAAACACTACACCGCCCagcataaaaaaatgtgtgaatTGTGCGAGAAAACGTTTGGATcaaaaaaa agtCTGAAGAGTCATCTGAAAATTGTTcacaaaatgtatttttccaCATCACAACCCAAATCATCAAAGAATGTTGAATCGACAATTAACGCACCCTGCAAAGACGTCGCTCTTGGTGGTCCTCTATTAAACGATATGTTTACGGACAGTTCAGACTTGCAACAAGCTGATTTGAACCAGTTTGATCTCAGCATGGACAATCAAAATTTGTTGCTCGATAATGACAACTTAATTGTTGAGAATTTACTTAGTGAAAACGTAAAGGATTTggatcattttaattttgaaatagatGACGGGCAAAAACAGTTCGTATGTGACATATGTCTTAAACAATTCACGAAAGTGAAGTTGTTAATCATACATTTGAGACATCATACAGGAGATTTTATGTGTTATAAATGTCTTAAG ATATTTTGTCGCAAAGAGAATTTGACGTCGCATATTTGCAACATTAGTTTTTACCATAAGTGCACTTTATGCGACAGAAATTTTACCCAAAGAAAATATCTTTCTCGTCATCTGGAAGCTGtacacaacaaaaaatttaactgtGTATCGTGTggtaaatattattattcaaataaaGAATTATTGGAACATAATTGCAGTAAAATTCCAATTGTcgataaagaaaaatttatcTGTCCTATTTGTGACAAGCACTTTTACCGGGacatttatttaagaaaacatTTGAGAAGACACGGAGCCAGATCatcaaaaacatcaaaatcagTGGGGGTTACTTGCGAAGTATGTGGActgtttttaaagaaaaagaattcgtataatttacacaaaaaaaagcaCGAGGAACCAAGTCATACATGTGAGATttgtaacaaaaaattttacaggCGCGATTTGTTAAAGGAACACGTTTTGACTCATCAAGTTTCCACACCG GTTGAATGCTACATTTgccataaaaaatttaaaaacaaaaaaattttaagttgTCACATCAAGTATCATAGTGACGTCAAATCTTTCAAGTGTTCGATTTGTGATGCTGCCTTTAAACGCCGTCCAAGTTTAAATAGACACTTAAAACATGAACACAAAGACAATAAAAGTAAGAATTCGACTATTGAATACTACAATTGTCCCGTATGTCATAAGTCTATTAAGTTACGAAGTTCACTACTGCGACATTTAAGGAAAGTACATTCTGATGTTAACAATGTGGACATAAACTGTATGAAACCAAAGCTATTTATAAATTCGTCTCGagaaaaaatcaagaaaaaaggTAGTGCTGGTAATAATAATGAAGGACAAAATGAAATCGTTTTTGATAAAGTGGAAGCTAACAGTGTTCAAGTTGAACTGGACGATCAAATTAACAGTTTGCTAAATAATGcccaaaataattcaacaattcAGAAACATGCCGTACAAAGTTTAGTTGAAGAGTTGGACATTGATGGGCAAAAAGATGAGAAACGATCGAGAGAAGTGTGTTTATCCATTCCTGATTTAACAGACACCTATCAAGAGATCACTCTAG ataaAAACGCATATATATTAGAAAATGGGACGATTGTGCAACCGCAGGGAGATTCTGAGAATGTGATTATATATGTCCTAGACCAGACATATTAG
- the LOC138131382 gene encoding PR domain zinc finger protein 5-like isoform X2: protein MNNSKSADVISDMQLTECCDICGEKHQVQDCEYIKIVKHVPDNPIPSRAKLTLPNFLEVQVLCDGSYSVITKSIITKGTKFGPFQAEKTQNLEPSISFPLKIFTQNENSEYYLDTCNEERCNWMMYVGSPENLEEQNLICYQSLKSHLKIVHKMYFSTSQPKSSKNVESTINAPCKDVALGGPLLNDMFTDSSDLQQADLNQFDLSMDNQNLLLDNDNLIVENLLSENVKDLDHFNFEIDDGQKQFVCDICLKQFTKVKLLIIHLRHHTGDFMCYKCLKIFCRKENLTSHICNISFYHKCTLCDRNFTQRKYLSRHLEAVHNKKFNCVSCGKYYYSNKELLEHNCSKIPIVDKEKFICPICDKHFYRDIYLRKHLRRHGARSSKTSKSVGVTCEVCGLFLKKKNSYNLHKKKHEEPSHTCEICNKKFYRRDLLKEHVLTHQVSTPVECYICHKKFKNKKILSCHIKYHSDVKSFKCSICDAAFKRRPSLNRHLKHEHKDNKSKNSTIEYYNCPVCHKSIKLRSSLLRHLRKVHSDVNNVDINCMKPKLFINSSREKIKKKGSAGNNNEGQNEIVFDKVEANSVQVELDDQINSLLNNAQNNSTIQKHAVQSLVEELDIDGQKDEKRSREVCLSIPDLTDTYQEITLDKNAYILENGTIVQPQGDSENVIIYVLDQTY, encoded by the exons AtgaataattcaaaatctgCAGATGTAATATCTGATATGCAATTAACTGAATGTTGTGATATTTGCGGAGAGAAACATCAagttcaagactgtgaatatataaaaattgtaaaacat gTCCCTGACAATCCAATACCATCAAGAGCAAAGCTTACCCTACCAAATTTCTTAGAGGTACAAGTTTTATGTGATGGCTCGTATTCTGTTATAACAAAATCTATTATCACTAAAGGTACTAAATTTGGCCCCTTTCAAGCAGAAAAAACGCAAAATTTGGAGCCTTCAATTTcatttccattaaaaattttcacccaAAATGAAAATTCTGAATATTATTTAGACACTTGTAATGAGGAAAGATGTAACTGGATGATGTATGTTGGGTCTCCTGAGAATCTTgaagaacaaaatttaatttgttaccaG agtCTGAAGAGTCATCTGAAAATTGTTcacaaaatgtatttttccaCATCACAACCCAAATCATCAAAGAATGTTGAATCGACAATTAACGCACCCTGCAAAGACGTCGCTCTTGGTGGTCCTCTATTAAACGATATGTTTACGGACAGTTCAGACTTGCAACAAGCTGATTTGAACCAGTTTGATCTCAGCATGGACAATCAAAATTTGTTGCTCGATAATGACAACTTAATTGTTGAGAATTTACTTAGTGAAAACGTAAAGGATTTggatcattttaattttgaaatagatGACGGGCAAAAACAGTTCGTATGTGACATATGTCTTAAACAATTCACGAAAGTGAAGTTGTTAATCATACATTTGAGACATCATACAGGAGATTTTATGTGTTATAAATGTCTTAAG ATATTTTGTCGCAAAGAGAATTTGACGTCGCATATTTGCAACATTAGTTTTTACCATAAGTGCACTTTATGCGACAGAAATTTTACCCAAAGAAAATATCTTTCTCGTCATCTGGAAGCTGtacacaacaaaaaatttaactgtGTATCGTGTggtaaatattattattcaaataaaGAATTATTGGAACATAATTGCAGTAAAATTCCAATTGTcgataaagaaaaatttatcTGTCCTATTTGTGACAAGCACTTTTACCGGGacatttatttaagaaaacatTTGAGAAGACACGGAGCCAGATCatcaaaaacatcaaaatcagTGGGGGTTACTTGCGAAGTATGTGGActgtttttaaagaaaaagaattcgtataatttacacaaaaaaaagcaCGAGGAACCAAGTCATACATGTGAGATttgtaacaaaaaattttacaggCGCGATTTGTTAAAGGAACACGTTTTGACTCATCAAGTTTCCACACCG GTTGAATGCTACATTTgccataaaaaatttaaaaacaaaaaaattttaagttgTCACATCAAGTATCATAGTGACGTCAAATCTTTCAAGTGTTCGATTTGTGATGCTGCCTTTAAACGCCGTCCAAGTTTAAATAGACACTTAAAACATGAACACAAAGACAATAAAAGTAAGAATTCGACTATTGAATACTACAATTGTCCCGTATGTCATAAGTCTATTAAGTTACGAAGTTCACTACTGCGACATTTAAGGAAAGTACATTCTGATGTTAACAATGTGGACATAAACTGTATGAAACCAAAGCTATTTATAAATTCGTCTCGagaaaaaatcaagaaaaaaggTAGTGCTGGTAATAATAATGAAGGACAAAATGAAATCGTTTTTGATAAAGTGGAAGCTAACAGTGTTCAAGTTGAACTGGACGATCAAATTAACAGTTTGCTAAATAATGcccaaaataattcaacaattcAGAAACATGCCGTACAAAGTTTAGTTGAAGAGTTGGACATTGATGGGCAAAAAGATGAGAAACGATCGAGAGAAGTGTGTTTATCCATTCCTGATTTAACAGACACCTATCAAGAGATCACTCTAG ataaAAACGCATATATATTAGAAAATGGGACGATTGTGCAACCGCAGGGAGATTCTGAGAATGTGATTATATATGTCCTAGACCAGACATATTAG